TGAAAGGAACTTGGGCACGTATAGCCTAGTCTACTCACTGCAGTATGACATTTTCAGCTTTTAGAAATCTGAGGCCACGGGACTAACATGCAAATAACAACAGTACTGTTGGGGTACGCAGTGAACAGCCGTTGGTGACTTGGGAAATAGAGGCCGTGTTAAATTGCCAAATAATAGAGATGGATATGGTATGATCTATGTTTCCATAGAAACTAGACTCAACTTTCTGACTGCTAATCAAGCCATGGAATTAAGTGGCTGATAAcggtattttaaataatttacttttaCATTCTTGGACTTAAGGTTCTGGAACTACCCTACTACCCATGAATAGTGCCTATTTATTTACTATGGACAATCCGCAAATTGCCCCCGATCTACCCTTCCACACCTGTAGTGCGGATCACCGCAGGCGGGATACTCCAGACACATGGTATGATGCTCAGTCATCTGCATGTCAATGTGTATTGATTGTTGCCCCCGCCAGCGTAAAGTGCACAATTTTGTCTAAATGGTGATACATTTGGTCTTGTAAATTGACTCATATAGTCTTATCACCTAAAAAAAGTGTTCAAATGTCAGGTCTGTTGTCGAGTCCAAATCCAGGCCATTCACACCAACAGTGTGGGACAATCTTGTCTGATGGTTAAGGAAGTAGAGCATTTAAATGAAACTACCATCGTCAAGTccagtttcatttcattttaatataaaaaaatatagggCAACATTGCTTTGCCATGTTTAACATAAACAGAATGTTAATGTTTCTCACTTGGACTAAACACTTTGAACAACAAGGCACAATAGCACAATGTGGAACTCCTCAATCAGAAACAAAAACTATAGCTCAATGCAGTTTATCTTAAATGCTGccaaaacaatataaacatgCTCATTGAATTAGTGTTATATAACCCTACTTAATTGGCAATATATATGCAGGCTGATATAGCAATGCAGTAGAAGTTATCAAAAAATATAGCCTAATCTTGAGAgtcaaacatttaatttcccTTTTTgccaaaaactgaaaacaagAGAAGTTCTTAAAACTCGATTCCTTATGTGACTCCCTTTTGTatatgaaatacaaaaacaaatagtcACACTCACATTATGTCAAATTGAGGCAGTTTTCctgcatgggtttgaatctggcccagTGCTCTTTAAGCCCAAACTATCTCCTCTATCGTGTCCCACTTTCAGGTgcaataaagaataaaaaatactgGAAAACAGTCAAAAAAAGTCACATAAAAGACATTCAACAGTTCCTACTCATATCATGAAAATATAAAGTAatccatatactgtatacaaGATGTACATTTCACAGAGTCAGTCTACCGAGGGTCACACTGCTTTCTCAGCCAACCCCCAATATATTCATCTTTTAACTGTCCACTCTACAAGTCCCCACCTATTCACCCTCTCCATCACCCCTCCTGCTGGGTAGTTGTTTAGTGAACAGCTGTTGGAAGCTTCTCAGCCATACCTCTGGTACTGAACTTTGAACCCAAGTGTGCGAACCATCTGAGGCTGTTTATCACTGCTGTGGCCATGGCCTCCACACAGAGTCACTGGGCTCCACGCACAGCTTGGAGGGGGAAGAgctctctgtgttgttgtagTCAGTTCTCTGGGAAGCTCTATTCAGATTAATGCATGTGTGAGGGTGAGGAGGGGGCTGCCGTTGGGGCAGTTGCTGTCCAGGCAGGGGGGTTTGGTCAGGGGCGGAAGGTGAAGAACCATGGAGCTGGACagaagaaggaggaggatgatgagcGAGCTCTGCAAGCCCCATGCGGGAGCGCTGAGGTCGGGCATGCGCAGTGTGGCTGGGCCCCTCCAACTCTTGGCTTTTGGTGGCTACAAAGTGGTTGACCCTCAATAGACATGATCTCATGCCCTTGTGATAGTTCTGCTTCCTCTTGCAGGCAGGCCCCTGCACTTCTCCCTCTTTGGAGTGACTTCTCTTCATTGACTGATGCTCTTGTTCTCCTTCCTGCTCTGTCCTCAGGAAGTTCACCACACTCTCCAAAATCTCTGCCTTTTCCACCTTTGGATTCTTCAGtttctgatgtaaaaaaacaacaacacacaaatacaatttacaaaataaatacatttgaaaacacaaaaatgtcatCTTTATTTGTATTAACCAAACTAGTGTGTTGTCCCACCTCGTTACTGGTGTTTTCCAGCAACAGAAGTCGTAAGGTTTCCAGACTGTGGTTGATACGATCTCTCCTTCGTTTCTCCATGAGGGGTTTTGGGACCTGAACCGATTTAGACATTTTCGTTGACTACACGATTCAGTAACACAACATATCCACTTACATTATGTGCGTTAAGTGAAACGAAAAACACCATCACAAAGTAACCGAGGCCATTTGATTTTGTTGAATATCTTAACCCTAATAGCTAACAATTAAGTTAGATCACTAGAAGGTGAAAATCAAAACGTCTACGAGGACACGGTAATGTTTTTATGCGTGAACCTAATTTATAGTAAACGgacaaaattaaaaatgtacttaCCCTTCTTGTATCTTTTTGATCTGGGAATGCAGGTGCCATTTTTTTCATGTCGAGAAGATCAAAAATCTGTGTAAATGGGAGAACATTGGTGCCTTGCAGCAAATAAAGTTACATATAACCCCGCCCATTCGCTCCCTTTTGTAGACTACAGTGTCTCGCCCACCATGACGTACATAACCAATTCTAAGCGATTATTTAAAAAGGGTACCGCCCTTTTCTTGATTCAGATACTTTCGCAGGTCTTTGGTTTCAAATATCACAGATAAAGTGGACGTAGTATTTTAGTTTACCAAAAATTTGAGAATTGATGTTTGCAACATCATGTAATTCAATTAACAAACAATACGATAATCTAGCAGGTTCATGACATGAGTGTTAATGCACCCTTTCATGCCAAAACACTGAATTTCGACCAACTTCAATGTCCAGAATCTTTCACATTTCTTGCCTGTGAGATTGTATCACTATCTCAAAGTGAAATCTGTGCTCTCATTCGATGTTGTGTAAAGCAGTCGATATACACCGCAGACCAT
The window above is part of the Esox lucius isolate fEsoLuc1 chromosome 4, fEsoLuc1.pri, whole genome shotgun sequence genome. Proteins encoded here:
- the her5 gene encoding hairy-related 5 — protein: MKKMAPAFPDQKDTRRVPKPLMEKRRRDRINHSLETLRLLLLENTSNEKLKNPKVEKAEILESVVNFLRTEQEGEQEHQSMKRSHSKEGEVQGPACKRKQNYHKGMRSCLLRVNHFVATKSQELEGPSHTAHARPQRSRMGLAELAHHPPPSSVQLHGSSPSAPDQTPLPGQQLPQRQPPPHPHTCINLNRASQRTDYNNTESSSPSKLCVEPSDSVWRPWPQQ